The sequence CGTACTACACAGCCGGCCAGGACATCATGGTCAAGGCCGGCGACACCACGGTCCACGGCGTCACGGACCTGAACGGCAAGAAGGTCTGCACCGTCGAGGGCTCCACGTCGGAGACGAACCTGCGGGCGAAGGCTCCCGGTGCCAGCGTCGTTCTCGTGGACACCTACAGCTCGTGCGCCGAGCAGCTCCTCGACGGCCGGGTCGACGCGGTCACCACGGACAACGTCGTCCTGCTCGGCCTGGTGTCCCAGCACAAGGACGCCCTGAAGCTCGTCGGCACGGCGTTCACCTCGGAGCCGTACGGAATCGGCCTGATCAAGGGCGACGACGGCTTCCGCGCCTTCCTCAACGACACTCTCGATGAGGCCTACCGGAACGGGGACTGGGCGAGCGCCTTCCGCTCCACGGTCGGCACCGTGGCGACCACGGTCCCCGCCACTCCGACCATCGACCGCTACGTGGCCTGACCGC is a genomic window of Pseudofrankia inefficax containing:
- a CDS encoding glutamate ABC transporter substrate-binding protein, whose amino-acid sequence is MFARTRLSARVSAVTVGLAAAIALTLAACGGSDPGPGAAPAGTAKATSGYKMTQATAFPASATLDRIRQRGELIVGTKFDQPLFGLQNPTTGKIEGFDTEIARLLSIRIFGSPDKVKFVETVSKNREPFIQQGKVDVVVATYTINDARKKLVDFAGPYYTAGQDIMVKAGDTTVHGVTDLNGKKVCTVEGSTSETNLRAKAPGASVVLVDTYSSCAEQLLDGRVDAVTTDNVVLLGLVSQHKDALKLVGTAFTSEPYGIGLIKGDDGFRAFLNDTLDEAYRNGDWASAFRSTVGTVATTVPATPTIDRYVA